A genomic stretch from Antarcticibacterium flavum includes:
- a CDS encoding helix-turn-helix domain-containing protein yields MDRNSSIGQILRERREKKGLLLRQVAALLNIDSAILSKIERGERKARKEQILQLAEILDLNQEDLVVHYLSEKILYEIRDEQLAEKALQVAERKLKYNAQKYNQD; encoded by the coding sequence ATGGATAGAAATAGTTCTATTGGACAAATACTCCGGGAGCGTAGGGAGAAGAAAGGGCTTTTGCTTAGGCAGGTTGCTGCTCTTTTAAATATAGATTCGGCGATTCTTAGTAAAATTGAACGTGGAGAACGAAAGGCAAGGAAGGAGCAAATTCTTCAGCTGGCAGAAATTCTCGATTTGAACCAGGAGGATTTAGTAGTTCATTATTTAAGTGAGAAGATTCTTTATGAAATACGGGATGAACAGTTAGCAGAAAAAGCTTTACAAGTTGCGGAGCGGAAATTAAAATATAATGCCCAAAAATATAATCAGGATTAA